Genomic segment of Streptomyces sp. NBC_01210:
CAGAGCCGGATGCGATCCTCTCCAGTAGCTTGCATGAATCATGAAGGATGATGCACTCCATAGTCTTGACGGACTCCAGAAAAGCCGTACCGTCGAAAGGGAGATTGCAACCGTCCCCCGAAGGCGCGCCCTCATGGACCGCACAGCCCCCCGAGCACCTCGTCCGCGCGGAAGGATCGCCGATACGGCTTCCCCCGGCCCTCAGTGCTCCACTCTCCCTGCACCCCCCGCTGCCGTCGACGTGCCCCTGGCCGCGAACTGCGTGGAATCATTCGTGGCCGGGCCCTGGCCGCTGCCGTGGTCACCCACCGCGTGCGGTGTGGCGAGGGCCGCGATACGTAATGTTTTGCCCCGATGGGGTGTCGGCGAGCTCGTCCCGACCGCCGAGCTGCTGGCGAGCGAGCTGGTGTGCAACGCGCTGCGTCACGCGGTCGGCCCGCTGCGCCTCACCCTCGAACGGGTGTCCGGTCTACGCTGCCAGGTCAGCGACGGCTCTTCGGAACCTCCCTGCCCGACCGACTCAGGCCCCGAGGATGAGGACGGCCGCGGACTGGCACTCGTGGACATGCTGGCCGCACGGTGGGGCTATGAGCACGGGCCCGTGGGGAAGAGCGTGTGGTTCGAGCTGTCCGTCGACGTGGACACAGCAGACCTGGACGGTCGGCACACACCATGGATCGGGGGGACCGACCTGCACGGCCTGGACACCCTGAAGAGCGGGGCAGCATGACGACCGCCGAGGAACCCATGGCGCTGGCCGCGACACAGCTGCGCACGGCAGGCATGCGGGTCACAGCCCAGCGCATGGCCATGCTGATGGCTGTCTGCGAGTCGCCCGGCCACCTCGACGCCGACACCCTGCGCGAGCGCGCCCAGCGAGTCACGGGCCGCCTGTCCCTCCAGGCCACCTACAACGTACTGCGCGCCCTCACGGACGCCGGTTTGGTCCGGTGCACGCAGATTCCCGGCCATCCGTCTCGCTACGAGATCGAGCACCACGACAACCACCACCACTTCGTGTGCCGTCGCTGCGGCGCCATCCGTGACGTCGAGTGCACGGTGGGTGCGGCTCCCTGCATGGAGCCACAGTTGCCGAAGGAGTACGAGACCCAGGAGGCCGCCGTGACCTTCTGGGGCTTGTGCCCCGACTGCCGGGACAGCGCCGTGGCGTCCTGATGGCGTCGGACGCTTCCGCTCGCATCGAGTGAGCCCCTGCCATGTGGAGGCGGGCGGCACCGGTGTCCAGCTTCAGGATGCTGATCGCGCCGGTGGCTGGACGTAGCGCATCGCACCGTCGAGCTACTTCACCTGGGAGGCAAGTCCGGAGGAACCCTTGCAGCCTGGCCGCCCGGGGCGGGGCCACGTCACGCCCGGCTCGAATTTATCCAGTGTCGGGACGGCATGAGCGACGTAGTTGATGCTGGCTGCCAGGCCCGCGGATGACGCCGGGACCTGCGAGCGGTACGCGCCACGCGTCGTCGGCAAAGCGGGAGCCCACGGATGGGGCTTGCCTCGACGCTCGGCCGGTGGGGCTTGGCCCAGCTCGACCTCGCTTCCGGGAAGTGGACCGAGGCAGCCGCCACTCTGCACCGGCTCGCGCGGTAGGTTCCGGCGCGCTCTGCGCTTGCATCCGGCCGCCGACCGCCGACCGCCGACCGCCGACCGTGACAATGGTGGCTGGCTCGGGCCCGTTCCGGGCATCACTGATGCAGGGCTGGATGGCCGAGTACAGCGGCCGGGACCGTCGGCTACAACACCGTTGCGCCCGGCTCGGTCTACACCCGGGCCGCGGCCGGCGACCTGTTCGACGCGCTCGCCGAGACCGCCGCGATGAAGCGCGCGGCCGAGCCCCCGAGGCCGTCGCATTCCTCGCCTCGTGGCAACACCGTGTATGGCCTGAGCATCGATGCCGCCGACGCCCATAAACTCGCCCACGCGTCTACGCGGCCTTCGGGCTCCTGCTCGCGCTGAGCCCTGCCGTGGGGGCGGTGGTCGGCTTCGTCGTGCTGCACGAGCGGCTCACTGCATGCCGGGTGTGCGCCCTGGTGCTGGTGGTGCTCGTCGGCGGTGCGCGCCCCGAAGGTGCGATGCCGTCCTTCGGGGGCGCGGCAGGGTTCCGGTTCAGGCGTTGTAGCCGCCGTGGGCGTCCAGCACCGCGCCCGTGACGTACGACGCGGCGGGGCTCGCCAGGAAGGCGATCGCCGCGGCGATTTCGTCGGGGTGCCCCACGCGCTGCAGGGATAGCGAGCTGACCATGGCCTTGAGGGTCTCGGGGTCCGGCGGTTGCATGCCGTTCTCCATCAGTCCGGCCTCCACGACGTTGGCCGTGATGTCCCGGGGCCCGAGGTCCCGTGCGACTCCCATGGTGTACCTCTCGATCCCTGACTTGGTCGCCGCGTAGTCGGCAAGGCCCGGGGCACCGACCCGGGAGCCCAGTCCGGAACTCACCGTGATGATGCGGCCGCCCGCGCGAAGCACGCGGGAGGCGGCCCGGATGACGGCGATCACTCCGAGGTAGTTGGTGGCGTGCATCCGGTCCAGTGCGGCGGTGTCGGCGTCCGGGTCGTCCACCGTGCGGCCCTGCTCCACCGAGATCGCCGCGTTGTTGACGAGGATGTCCAGGCCGCCGAAGTGCGCGACCACGTCGTCGATCAGCGCCGGCGCCCGACTGATGTCCGCCTGGTCGGACTTGAAGGCGACGGCCTTCGCTCCCTTGCCGAGCACCTCGTCGACGACGGCCTGCGCCTGCTTCTCGGAGCTGACATAGGTGAACGCGACGTCGGCGCCCTGCTCGGCCAGTAGTCGTACGGTCGCGGCTCCCAGTCCGCGCGCCCCCCCGGTGACCAGGGCGACCTTGCCCGTGAGCCGCTTGTTCATTCTTCTCACCTCGTTGATTGACTCTTCCCGATAGTCGAAACATTAATGGTTACGACAGTTCATTGCAACTTTTGTTGTTACGACTACGTCGTCGTAACATGAAGCGTTGCGGCCGGGAGGAGGGGTTCATGAGCGCCAACAGCAGAATGACCATCGCCGCCCACGCGCTGGCCTGGATCGGCCTCTACCAGCGCCAGGGCCATGAGGTCGCCACCTCCGAGCAGATCGCGACCAGCGCGAACACCAACCCCGTGGTGATCAGGCGGCTGCTCGGCGAGCTGCGCAGGGCGGGGCTCGTGGAGTCCCGGCGGGGCGTGGGTGCGGGCTGGTCGCTGGCGCGCGAGCTGGGGTCGATGACCCTGCTCGACGTGTACGAGGCAGTGGAACCCGGCCCGCTGTTCGCGATGCACCGCGCCACCCCGGACCAGGGATGCGTGGTGGGTTACGGCATCCAGCCGGCGATGCAGGGCATCTACGAGGGCATCGAGGAGACCTTGAGGCTCGAGCTGGCCCGCGTCACACTCGAGGACGTGCTCCGGGACGTCCTCGCGGCCCCTCGCTAGCCTCCCCGTTACGTCCTGACATCACCAAGGCCCCCATCCATGCCCAGGCCAGCGAACAGTCTGGCAACCAATCACGCCGTTATGCCACTAAGACATCGTTTTGTCCCGGCGGAGGTGTTTGGTATCGGGGGTGCCGCCATGCGGCTATGGCTGCTCGGCAGGTTCAATGCGAGCGTGGATGATTCGTTGTGGAGCAGGCTGTCGGCCGAGGCGCGAGCAGAGGTGGACGCTCTGATCGCCGACGGTCGCCACATACAGGCCATCGCATTGATGCGCGAGCGCGGGCTGCCACAGCCTGATCTCCGTGAGTGTGTCGACCTGCTGGAGCTTCGTGCCAGTAGCTTGCGGCAGTAGGTGGAGACGCGTGATGGTGCCGAGGCCGATCAGAGGTCGCGCCAGTTCGGGGTGGATCGCGAGTCAGTCGGCGGCTTATGAGGTCGATCATCGC
This window contains:
- a CDS encoding ATP-binding protein; its protein translation is MDRTAPRAPRPRGRIADTASPGPQCSTLPAPPAAVDVPLAANCVESFVAGPWPLPWSPTACGVARAAIRNVLPRWGVGELVPTAELLASELVCNALRHAVGPLRLTLERVSGLRCQVSDGSSEPPCPTDSGPEDEDGRGLALVDMLAARWGYEHGPVGKSVWFELSVDVDTADLDGRHTPWIGGTDLHGLDTLKSGAA
- a CDS encoding Fur family transcriptional regulator, which produces MTTAEEPMALAATQLRTAGMRVTAQRMAMLMAVCESPGHLDADTLRERAQRVTGRLSLQATYNVLRALTDAGLVRCTQIPGHPSRYEIEHHDNHHHFVCRRCGAIRDVECTVGAAPCMEPQLPKEYETQEAAVTFWGLCPDCRDSAVAS
- a CDS encoding SDR family NAD(P)-dependent oxidoreductase; amino-acid sequence: MNKRLTGKVALVTGGARGLGAATVRLLAEQGADVAFTYVSSEKQAQAVVDEVLGKGAKAVAFKSDQADISRAPALIDDVVAHFGGLDILVNNAAISVEQGRTVDDPDADTAALDRMHATNYLGVIAVIRAASRVLRAGGRIITVSSGLGSRVGAPGLADYAATKSGIERYTMGVARDLGPRDITANVVEAGLMENGMQPPDPETLKAMVSSLSLQRVGHPDEIAAAIAFLASPAASYVTGAVLDAHGGYNA
- a CDS encoding Rrf2 family transcriptional regulator — its product is MSANSRMTIAAHALAWIGLYQRQGHEVATSEQIATSANTNPVVIRRLLGELRRAGLVESRRGVGAGWSLARELGSMTLLDVYEAVEPGPLFAMHRATPDQGCVVGYGIQPAMQGIYEGIEETLRLELARVTLEDVLRDVLAAPR